Proteins from a genomic interval of Scomber japonicus isolate fScoJap1 chromosome 10, fScoJap1.pri, whole genome shotgun sequence:
- the cd4-2.2 gene encoding CD4-2 molecule, tandem duplicate 2 encodes MPPNSDPTFKMKTIVWFMLVLGPLTAAGDVVVVKQGEKAIINCGGNTDPRMDPVNVDWKRGQESLIRYFKRGTPLKGQSDTAKRSSLRQANLVISDVNKEDAGKLTCLADRQTYPHTLLVVSASVSPSGELKRGSKATLKCQVYDPNPVPKVQWMKPGVDKPTESHTVVLNPVDLSDAGTWVCEFPWDGQTKNVSLKIKVKAPEPTTVSPSKTSEGNKKTCNNCDSTSNDSGLLVLLGLSLWVWVGIGVGSLVTISLMVVVIVLYKRIKRRKERHRRLKNSRQPLTPRQYCECDHPTAAAKPQQGRRREKTLLME; translated from the exons ATGCCTCCAAATTCAG ATCCAACATTCAAAATGAAGACTATCGTATGGTTTATGTTAG TGTTGGGTCCACTCACTGCTGCAGGCGACGTGGTGGTTGTAAAACAAGGGGAGAAAGCCATCATCAATTGTGGGGGCAACACAGACCCACGAATGGACCCTGTGAACGTGGATTGGAAACGTGGACAGGAATCATTGATTCGCTATTTTAAGCGTGGCACCCCTCTCAAAG GCCAAAGTGATACTGCGAAAAGGTCATCGCTGAGACAGGCTAATTTGGTGATTAGTGACGTGAATAAAGAGGATGCTGGAAAGCTCACCTGTTTGGCAGACAGACAAACGTACCCTCACACACTTTTGGTGGTGTCAG CCTCAGTCAGCCCCTCCGGTGAGCTCAAGCGGGGCAGCAAAGCTACGCTCAAGTGTCAGGTCTACGATCCAAACCCAGTCCCCAAAGTTCAGTGGATGAAGCCAGGTGTAGATAAACCAacagagtcacacactgttGTACTCAATCCTGTGGACTTGTCAGATGCAGGAACCTGGGTGTGTGAGTTCCCTTGGGACGGGCAGACGAAAAATGTGAGCCTAAAAATCAAAGTTAAAG CTCCTGAACCAACTACAGTTTCCCCTTCCAAAACCTCAGAGGGCAATAAGAAGACCTGCAACAACT GCGACTCTACCTCTAATGATTCAgggctgctggtgctgctggggCTCAGCTTGTGGGTGTGGGTTGGAATTGGAGTCGGCAGCCTGGTCACAATTTCCCTGATGGTTGTAGTCATCGTCTTGTACAAGAGGatcaaaagaaggaag GAAAGACACCGCAGGTTGAAGAATTCCAGACAACCACTGACGCCCAGGCAGTACTGCGAGTGTGACCA CCCAACAGCTGCAGCGAAACCGCAGCAAGGACGCCGAAGAGAGAAAACCCTGCTAATGGAGTGA